In Toxotes jaculatrix isolate fToxJac2 chromosome 11, fToxJac2.pri, whole genome shotgun sequence, a single genomic region encodes these proteins:
- the LOC121189929 gene encoding spermatogenesis-associated protein 48, whose product MNAALDPFKPFSAELHVIRRLNSSLYRTGGRTGLEPGCANSPAQHVTLAPSRNDVTLLDPCCGHLSAGAEVDVGVKGRQKFIDFHHVASALWVPPGFRERPQTAPNPSGVCLDLSEDKAWNSRRIPDAVWKARLSDVVQQGNKCCHSVLEYSCSMVRGEWEERGVNRGPWLIFAPGPPRRDGFSSDLNRWTHDSQAVQRFRYTSTTQRSYEEVGWDSKLPRRLKAPGTTLEKMADPVCERPSSRRYNSLPQLWQSVGAEWNRQRLRSRNDAKKPISFCSGCPRSGQIPLYTGTIGSENMDNIDNMDEDFHPLTLKRSIMPPYTPTAHRTTIPGYTGKAAHVNCGADAAVSVPASSSPAHSSG is encoded by the exons ATGAATGCAGCTTTGGATCCTTTCAAGCCTTTCTCTGCAGAGCTACATGTCATCAGGCGGCTCAACTCCAGTCTGTATCGGACTGGTGGTAGAACTGGACTGGAACCTGGATGTGCAAACTCTCCTGCTCAGCATGTCACCCTGGCTCCATCACGAAACGATGTCACCCTGCTGGATCCTTGCTGTGGTCACCTGAGCGCTGGAGCGGAGGTGGACGTGGGGGTCAAAGGTCGACAGAAATTCATAGATTTCCATCATGTGGCCTCTGCTCTGTGGGTCCCTCCAGGTTTCAGAGAGAGGCCACAAACAGCCCCAAACCCCTCTGGTGTCTGTTTGGACCTGAGCGAGGACAAGGCTTGGAACTCCAGGAGGATCCCTGATGCTGTCTGGAAAGCGAGACTCAGTG ATGTCGTGCAG CAAGGAAACAAATGCTGTCACAGTGTACTGGAGTACTCCTGCAGCATGGTGAGAGG GGAGTGGGAGGAACGAGGGGTCAACAGGGGCCCGTGGCTGATTTTTGCCCCAGGGCCTCCTCGCAGG GATGGCTTCTCCTCTGACCTGAACCGGTGGACACACGACTCACAGGCAGTTCAACGCTTCAGATACACATCTACAACCCAGAG GAGCTATGAGGAAGTTGGTTGGGATTCAAAGTTACCCCGACGCTTGAAGGCACCTGGAACAACCCTGGAGAAAATGGCTGACCCAGTGTGTGAGCGTCCCTCATCAAGGCGCTACAATAGCCTACCTCAGCTGTGGCAG TCTGTTGGAGCTGAGTGGAACAGGCAGCGGCTTCGATCGAGGAATGATGCCAAGAAACCCATTTCATT CTGCAGCGGATGTCCAAGGTCAGGCCAAATCCCTCTGTACAC TGGCACAATCGGCTCAGAGAACATGGATAACATTGACAACATGGATGAAGACTTTCATCCACTGACCCTGAAGAGGAGCATCATGCCCCCATACACGCCCACAGCACA CCGAACCACCATCCCCGGTTATACAGGCAAGGCTGCCCATGTTAACTGtggtgctgatgctgcagtCTCTGTCCCAGCTAGCTCCAGTCCTGCACACTCCTCTGGGTGA